In the Juglans microcarpa x Juglans regia isolate MS1-56 chromosome 6D, Jm3101_v1.0, whole genome shotgun sequence genome, one interval contains:
- the LOC121235382 gene encoding uncharacterized protein LOC121235382 encodes MEVTPGDKTFLWRAYQEALPTQSNLFKKKIVSDPICSICNREEESVQHVLWSCEVAKDVWSQCSKKLQKCSISSYSMIQLFDTLTKALNPEELQDAITKPPPVVSWQAPPVDWFKINWDGAADKAKGLIGIGVVIRDSSGQVITTMRQRIKLYPNPLLAESYGALQAVKVA; translated from the exons ATGGAAGTTACTCCAGGAGACAAAACCTTCCTATGGAGAGCCTATCAGGAGGCACTTCCCACTCAGTCCAActtgtttaagaagaaaattgtgAGTGATCCTATATGCTCAATTTGCAATAGAGAAGAGGAAAGCGTGCAACATGTTCTGTGGAGCTGTGAAGTAGCTAAGGATGTGTGGAGTCAATGCTCCAAAAAGCTACAGAAATGCTCCATTTCTAGCTACTCTATGATACAACTATTTGATACATTGACTAAGGCATTGAATCCAGAGGAACTTCAAGA TGCAATAACCAAGCCTCCCCCAGTGGTCTCTTGGCAAGCACCTCCAGTGGACTGGTTCAAGATTAATTGGGATGGGGCAGCAGACAAAGCCAAGGGACTGATTGGTATAGGAGTGGTTATAAGGGACAGTTCTGGGCAGGTTATTACAACAATGAGGCAGAGGATAAAGCTCTACCCTAACCCCTTATTAGCTGAATCATATGGGGCTCTACAAGCTGTTAAAGTGGCATGA